In the genome of candidate division KSB1 bacterium, one region contains:
- a CDS encoding YraN family protein, with product MTRSRKNVGNLGEDIAAKFLQEKAYDIVQRNYRWARGEIDIIARQDNILVFVEVKTARGNSFGPPENWVDQRKQEQIGRVAEKYLQDNEINGMDCRFDVIAVELQGSKHQIRHIENAFWL from the coding sequence ATGACTCGCTCACGCAAAAATGTTGGTAATCTTGGTGAAGACATCGCCGCGAAATTTCTCCAAGAAAAAGCCTATGATATTGTCCAACGTAATTATCGATGGGCACGAGGAGAAATAGATATTATTGCCAGGCAGGATAACATTTTGGTTTTTGTAGAGGTTAAAACCGCACGGGGAAATTCATTTGGTCCACCTGAGAACTGGGTCGATCAGCGCAAACAAGAGCAAATTGGCAGGGTCGCAGAAAAATATTTGCAAGATAATGAAATAAACGGAATGGACTGCAGGTTCGATGTCATTGCGGTTGAGCTGCAAGGTTCGAAACATCAAATCCGGCATATTGAAAATGCGTTTTGGCTTTAA
- a CDS encoding SDR family NAD(P)-dependent oxidoreductase, with amino-acid sequence MEIKNKVAVVTGAGKGIGRATALALAKDGANVVIASRTMSDLQSLAREIGNVGRKALPVEADLTRESHVKTIIQKTVDNFGGLDILVNNAGIGLFGRVEEFSTQDWDQMFEVNMRGLFLCTREALPYLKKKNESFIINVASLAGKNSFVGGAGYAATKWGVLGFSKCLMLEERDAGVRVLAICPGSVDTHFFRHSQTKKDTILKADDVSHTIVEAIKLPQRAMVSEIDIRPTNP; translated from the coding sequence ATGGAGATTAAGAACAAAGTTGCGGTGGTTACCGGTGCGGGAAAAGGCATTGGCCGGGCGACTGCTTTAGCTCTGGCGAAAGATGGCGCTAATGTTGTAATCGCATCGCGCACCATGTCGGATTTACAAAGTTTGGCCCGGGAGATCGGTAATGTGGGAAGAAAAGCGCTGCCGGTTGAAGCAGACCTAACCCGTGAAAGTCATGTTAAGACAATCATACAAAAAACTGTTGATAATTTCGGTGGTTTGGACATACTGGTAAACAATGCAGGGATTGGCCTGTTTGGTCGTGTCGAAGAATTTTCCACTCAAGACTGGGATCAAATGTTCGAAGTGAATATGCGTGGCCTGTTTCTTTGCACGCGAGAAGCCTTGCCCTATTTAAAAAAGAAAAACGAAAGTTTTATAATAAATGTAGCATCTCTAGCAGGAAAGAATTCGTTTGTAGGTGGCGCCGGGTATGCAGCTACAAAGTGGGGTGTGCTTGGATTTTCGAAATGTTTAATGTTGGAAGAAAGAGATGCAGGTGTGCGAGTGCTGGCCATTTGCCCCGGTTCAGTAGACACGCATTTTTTTAGACACTCCCAAACGAAAAAAGACACCATTTTAAAAGCGGATGATGTCTCTCACACAATTGTCGAAGCGATTAAGCTGCCCCAAAGGGCAATGGTTAGTGAAATTGATATCAGGCCCACTAATCCATAA